A genomic stretch from Marinobacter fonticola includes:
- the fliN gene encoding flagellar motor switch protein FliN translates to MAEDQNQKDDNEMSEDEKLAAEWESAMSESGEATDEGSGGDDDWAAAMEEAGQGNSVKTAPMEEFEEAAPQTGNGPAPDLDVILDIPVTISMEVGNTQIPIRNLLQLNQGSVIELDRLAGEPLDVLVNGTLIAHGEVVMVNEKFGIRLTDVISPGERIKRLSK, encoded by the coding sequence ATGGCTGAAGACCAGAACCAGAAAGACGACAACGAGATGAGCGAGGATGAGAAACTCGCCGCCGAATGGGAATCGGCGATGTCTGAATCCGGCGAAGCGACCGACGAAGGCAGTGGCGGGGACGACGACTGGGCTGCGGCTATGGAGGAAGCGGGCCAGGGCAACTCGGTGAAAACGGCGCCCATGGAAGAATTCGAAGAGGCTGCGCCTCAGACTGGGAACGGACCAGCGCCGGACCTTGATGTTATTCTGGATATTCCGGTGACCATCTCGATGGAAGTGGGTAATACCCAGATTCCCATCCGCAACCTACTGCAACTGAACCAGGGTTCCGTTATCGAATTGGACCGGCTGGCAGGTGAGCCCTTGGATGTGCTTGTGAACGGCACGCTCATTGCCCACGGTGAGGTGGTGATGGTCAACGAGAAATTCGGTATCCGGCTAACGGACGTTATCAGCCCGGGTGAGCGGATCAAGCGTTTGTCGAAATAG
- the fliM gene encoding flagellar motor switch protein FliM, whose protein sequence is MQDLLSQDEIDALLHGVDDGDIDTYDDADEAGVKSYDLASQDRIVRGRMPTLEMINERFARYTRISLFNLLRRNADVSTGGVQIMKFGEYIHTLYVPTSLNLVKMRPLRGTGLFILDAKLVFKLVDNFFGGEGRHAKIEGREFTPTETRIVQMMLNQVFQDMREAWNAVLKVDFEYMSSEVNPAMANIVSPSEVVVISTFHIELDGGGGELHMALPYSMIEPIRDVLDAGVQSDIDDVDERWVNALQEDIKAVNVPINATVCRRRMSLRELAKLKAGDVIPIEMEGDLTMTANGIPIYKAQLGTRDGNLALRVTERATRPNVKKQFKVDRNG, encoded by the coding sequence ATGCAGGACTTACTGTCACAAGACGAAATCGATGCGCTATTGCACGGCGTCGACGACGGTGACATCGACACCTACGACGATGCTGACGAGGCCGGTGTCAAGTCGTACGACCTGGCGAGCCAGGATCGTATCGTCCGTGGGCGGATGCCGACCCTCGAGATGATTAACGAACGTTTTGCGCGCTACACCCGTATCAGTCTGTTTAACCTGTTGCGCCGCAACGCCGACGTGTCGACCGGCGGCGTGCAGATCATGAAGTTTGGCGAGTACATCCATACGCTGTATGTGCCGACCAGTCTCAACCTCGTGAAAATGCGCCCGCTACGGGGCACCGGGCTGTTCATCCTGGATGCCAAGCTGGTGTTCAAGCTGGTGGACAACTTCTTCGGGGGCGAAGGGCGGCATGCCAAAATCGAAGGCCGCGAGTTTACGCCGACCGAAACCCGTATTGTGCAGATGATGCTCAACCAAGTGTTTCAGGACATGCGGGAAGCCTGGAATGCGGTGCTCAAAGTGGACTTCGAATACATGAGCTCGGAAGTGAACCCGGCCATGGCGAATATTGTCAGCCCCAGCGAGGTGGTCGTAATCAGCACCTTCCACATCGAGCTGGACGGCGGTGGCGGCGAACTGCATATGGCTTTGCCGTACTCGATGATCGAACCGATTCGCGATGTGCTCGACGCCGGGGTGCAAAGTGATATCGACGACGTCGACGAGCGTTGGGTCAACGCCCTGCAGGAAGACATCAAAGCCGTCAATGTACCGATCAATGCGACCGTCTGCCGCCGCCGCATGTCTTTGCGCGAGTTGGCCAAGCTTAAGGCCGGTGACGTCATTCCTATCGAGATGGAAGGCGATCTCACCATGACGGCCAACGGCATTCCCATTTATAAGGCCCAGTTGGGTACCCGGGATGGCAACCTGGCGCTACGGGTTACCGAGCGCGCAACCCGCCCCAACGTAAAGAAGCAATTCAAGGTGGACAGGAATGGCTGA
- the fliO gene encoding flagellar biosynthetic protein FliO — MKPVLAFGLLLASMPLVAEQAASDGPMAGGQGPDSLISLLSLGAGLVAVIALIFGCAWLVKRMNGLTGINSQAMRIVSVLSVGARERIVLVDVGGTQILLGITPSAIRTLHVFDEPVVTESGRVEGDFAKRLQAMIGRNWGDRSAADRGDRGGDA, encoded by the coding sequence TTGAAACCTGTCCTTGCTTTCGGGCTGCTCCTGGCGAGTATGCCGCTTGTGGCGGAACAGGCGGCGTCCGACGGACCCATGGCCGGTGGGCAGGGACCGGATAGCCTGATTTCGCTACTCAGTCTTGGCGCCGGTCTGGTCGCGGTCATTGCCCTGATCTTTGGCTGTGCCTGGCTGGTCAAGCGCATGAATGGCCTGACCGGTATCAACAGTCAGGCCATGCGCATCGTGAGTGTATTGTCGGTTGGCGCCCGCGAACGCATCGTGCTGGTCGACGTGGGCGGCACGCAGATTCTGCTGGGCATTACACCGTCGGCTATTCGTACGCTGCATGTTTTTGACGAGCCGGTGGTCACCGAGTCAGGCCGTGTCGAAGGCGATTTCGCCAAGCGGTTGCAAGCGATGATCGGCCGCAACTGGGGTGACCGCTCGGCTGCCGACCGGGGTGATCGCGGAGGTGATGCGTGA